From Verrucomicrobiia bacterium, one genomic window encodes:
- a CDS encoding lmo0937 family membrane protein, protein MLYTIAVVLILLWLLGLVTGYTMGSFIHVLLVIAVIMILVNLISGRRRLL, encoded by the coding sequence ATGTTATACACAATTGCGGTCGTCCTGATCCTCCTGTGGCTGCTGGGTCTGGTTACCGGCTACACGATGGGCTCATTTATTCACGTGCTGTTAGTCATTGCAGTCATCATGATCCTGGTCAACCTCATTTCCGGTCGCAGACGGCTGCTCTGA
- a CDS encoding ATP-binding protein, which produces MTKEKILFCWSGGKDSALALNRLRQDNRYEIVSLLTTCNEHFQRVSMHGVRLELLDAQAEAIGLPLEKVFVSQRSSNEEYQQKMSACLLAHKARGVSGCAFGDIFLKDLKRWRDENLAKIGMRGIYPIWKVDSRELIQEFFALGFRTVICCANDAYLGEEMVGRNIDEEFLRALPPEVDPCGENGEFHSFAFAGPVFKQPVKFELGEKVYRPVEVTHPSDSTSAYVCPAAPRRTKGFWFCDLLPDNTTEEVLTGHKPERKQI; this is translated from the coding sequence ATGACCAAAGAGAAAATCCTTTTTTGTTGGAGCGGCGGCAAGGATTCCGCATTGGCGCTGAACCGGCTCCGGCAGGACAACCGCTACGAAATCGTTTCGCTGCTCACAACCTGCAACGAGCATTTCCAGCGCGTCTCGATGCACGGTGTCCGGCTGGAGCTGCTCGACGCGCAGGCCGAAGCCATCGGGTTGCCGCTGGAAAAGGTCTTTGTCAGCCAGCGCAGCTCCAACGAGGAGTATCAACAAAAAATGTCCGCGTGCTTGCTCGCGCACAAGGCGCGCGGCGTGAGCGGTTGCGCGTTCGGCGACATTTTCCTCAAAGACCTGAAGCGTTGGCGCGATGAAAACCTGGCAAAAATCGGTATGCGCGGGATTTACCCGATTTGGAAAGTGGATTCGCGCGAACTCATTCAGGAGTTTTTTGCTCTTGGCTTTCGCACAGTCATCTGCTGCGCCAACGATGCCTATCTTGGCGAAGAAATGGTGGGGCGCAACATCGACGAAGAATTCCTGCGCGCCCTGCCGCCGGAAGTCGATCCCTGCGGCGAAAACGGTGAGTTCCATTCGTTTGCTTTTGCGGGTCCGGTTTTCAAGCAGCCGGTGAAATTCGAACTTGGCGAGAAAGTTTACCGCCCGGTTGAAGTGACCCATCCGAGCGATTCGACTTCGGCCTACGTTTGCCCGGCTGCTCCGCGCCGCACCAAAGGCTTTTGGTTTTGCGATTTGTTACCAGACAACACAACAGAAGAAGTTTTAACCGGCCACAAACCGGAAAGGAAACAGATATGA
- a CDS encoding DUF6580 family putative transport protein translates to MNKSRFIVLAGMILGAAASRLIPHPPNLTPIAAIALFGGAQFADKRVAFLVPLAGLLLSDLALGFYAITAVVYASFALTVCLGFWVRRHRSVRRIALGVLAGAILFFALTNFGVWAIDSLYPKTLAGLIDCYVAGIPFFRNMLLGDLLYSTLLFGGFALAESRFVLLREPALGVV, encoded by the coding sequence ATGAACAAAAGTAGATTCATCGTGCTCGCGGGAATGATCCTGGGAGCGGCCGCCTCGCGTTTGATCCCGCATCCCCCAAACCTCACGCCCATTGCCGCTATCGCCCTGTTTGGCGGCGCGCAGTTCGCAGATAAACGCGTTGCGTTCCTGGTGCCGCTGGCTGGGCTGCTTTTGAGCGATCTCGCTTTAGGATTTTACGCGATCACCGCGGTGGTTTATGCGAGCTTCGCGCTCACGGTTTGCCTTGGTTTTTGGGTGCGCCGCCACCGCTCCGTGCGGCGCATCGCATTAGGAGTCCTGGCAGGGGCAATTTTATTTTTCGCGCTGACGAATTTCGGCGTTTGGGCGATTGATAGCTTGTACCCGAAAACCCTGGCGGGCCTGATCGATTGTTATGTTGCCGGCATCCCCTTCTTCCGAAATATGCTATTGGGTGATTTGCTCTATTCGACGCTGCTCTTCGGGGGATTCGCCCTCGCAGAAAGCCGTTTTGTCCTTCTGCGCGAACCTGCGTTGGGAGTCGTCTGA
- a CDS encoding DUF1289 domain-containing protein, with translation MSEDKTVCIGCFRSLSEIANWGRLTDAEKLRVIAAARARQSASERKKTPFEQVL, from the coding sequence ATGTCCGAAGACAAAACGGTCTGCATCGGCTGTTTTCGGTCGTTATCTGAAATCGCAAACTGGGGTCGCTTGACCGATGCCGAAAAGCTTCGTGTCATCGCCGCTGCTCGAGCAAGACAGTCGGCCTCGGAACGCAAGAAGACGCCATTTGAGCAAGTCCTATGA
- a CDS encoding ABC transporter substrate-binding protein, producing MNPARIVSFLPSATEMAYALGLGDQVVGVSHECDFPPDARTKPVVVRCSLPVETMSLREIDSAVAECIGQGGNLYEVDQQAIARLAPTHILTQALCQVCAPSGGEIARALKALPSKPTILWFTPHSIEDVFDNLRELGKATGRSANAEELVTSARVRLQRVTDLTQTASHRRVFCLEWIDPYYCSGHWVPEMVELAGGQDALGRKKTDSVRTKWADIAAWAPEILIVSPCGFGIEKATEQANLLLQQPGWSELPAVRDNCVFAVNANAYFARPGPRLVDGVELLAHLFHPELFDWNGPADAFRAIPTSSAGESKSRIKTCPLCGHAFVCKMGGCWCDDFPPLQPSSAPGAACLCRACLGEAVERVRR from the coding sequence ATGAACCCTGCGCGCATTGTTTCCTTTCTGCCGTCGGCGACGGAAATGGCATACGCCCTTGGCCTTGGGGACCAGGTCGTTGGCGTCTCCCATGAATGCGACTTTCCTCCAGACGCCAGGACAAAACCGGTCGTGGTTCGGTGTTCGTTGCCGGTAGAAACGATGAGCCTGCGGGAAATTGATTCTGCGGTTGCCGAATGCATCGGCCAGGGCGGCAATCTTTACGAGGTGGACCAACAGGCCATCGCGCGGCTGGCGCCAACGCACATTCTCACCCAGGCGCTGTGCCAGGTCTGCGCGCCCTCCGGCGGCGAAATCGCGCGCGCCCTCAAAGCGCTGCCCTCCAAGCCCACAATCCTCTGGTTCACGCCCCATAGCATCGAGGACGTTTTCGACAACCTTCGCGAACTGGGCAAGGCCACTGGCCGTTCGGCCAACGCCGAAGAACTTGTCACTTCCGCGCGTGTGCGTTTGCAAAGAGTCACCGACCTGACGCAAACGGCGTCGCATCGTCGCGTTTTCTGCCTCGAATGGATTGACCCATATTACTGCAGCGGCCACTGGGTGCCGGAGATGGTCGAACTTGCCGGCGGCCAGGATGCGCTTGGGCGCAAGAAAACTGATTCCGTTCGGACCAAGTGGGCGGACATCGCGGCGTGGGCGCCGGAAATTCTAATCGTGTCGCCCTGCGGTTTTGGCATCGAAAAGGCCACAGAACAGGCGAATTTGCTTTTGCAGCAGCCGGGCTGGAGCGAGCTGCCGGCGGTCCGCGATAACTGTGTTTTCGCCGTAAACGCCAACGCCTATTTCGCCCGGCCCGGCCCGCGCCTGGTGGACGGAGTGGAACTGCTCGCGCATCTGTTCCACCCGGAACTGTTCGACTGGAACGGCCCCGCAGATGCCTTTCGCGCAATTCCAACATCGAGTGCCGGCGAATCCAAAAGCCGAATCAAAACTTGCCCCCTCTGCGGCCACGCGTTCGTGTGCAAAATGGGCGGATGCTGGTGCGATGATTTTCCACCGCTCCAGCCGTCTAGCGCGCCCGGGGCGGCTTGCCTATGTCGTGCGTGTTTGGGGGAAGCGGTTGAACGCGTGCGGCGCTGA
- a CDS encoding prepilin-type N-terminal cleavage/methylation domain-containing protein — translation MKRRAFTLIELLVVIALIGILAALLLPALAKARASANRARCASNLRQLGVATQLYWSDSGGNCFTYLYGPTNGGQAYWFGWIGPGPEGHRPFDLSVGKLFPYLNGSDVRLCPALDPTLAQFKLKATNVVFSYGYNNYLSVSLSQAPINCSRIKRPTETALFADAAQVNDFQAPASHSNPMFEEWYYVDNTVNYPNGHFRHAQKANVTFCDGHVALESMLSGSLDTRLPNQFIGRLRPEILILPP, via the coding sequence ATGAAGCGGCGCGCCTTCACATTGATTGAACTGCTGGTGGTGATTGCCCTCATTGGGATTCTTGCGGCGCTGCTGCTGCCGGCGCTGGCCAAAGCCAGGGCATCGGCCAATCGCGCCCGATGCGCAAGCAACTTGCGTCAACTGGGCGTCGCCACGCAACTCTACTGGAGTGACAGTGGAGGGAATTGCTTCACTTATTTATACGGCCCCACTAACGGTGGTCAGGCCTATTGGTTCGGCTGGATCGGGCCGGGACCCGAAGGCCATCGGCCCTTTGACTTGTCGGTTGGGAAATTATTTCCTTATCTCAATGGCAGCGATGTGCGGCTTTGCCCGGCACTTGACCCCACGTTGGCGCAGTTCAAATTGAAGGCCACCAATGTGGTGTTCAGTTACGGTTACAATAACTATCTCTCGGTCAGTCTCAGCCAGGCGCCGATAAATTGCAGCCGAATCAAGCGGCCAACAGAAACCGCTTTGTTTGCTGACGCCGCGCAGGTGAACGATTTCCAGGCGCCGGCTTCGCACAGCAATCCGATGTTTGAAGAATGGTATTATGTGGATAACACAGTGAATTATCCCAACGGCCATTTCCGCCATGCTCAAAAGGCCAACGTCACTTTCTGTGATGGGCATGTGGCGCTGGAATCAATGCTGTCCGGTTCGCTGGACACAAGATTGCCCAACCAATTCATCGGCAGATTGCGCCCGGAAATCTTAATCCTGCCACCGTGA
- a CDS encoding ATP-binding cassette domain-containing protein — translation MDSPAPQLQLPVIQMEDVAAGSMLDPSLVAAEGIHWSVQAGDYWVVAGLQGSGKSDFLMMTGGVLPPLSGRYRLFGEDMPIFDQARLNQRLRLGLVFDGGQLFNHLTVSENVSLPLRYHRNLTPAEAEPDVRAVLKAMELEPWADSTPGAIGPNWQKRVGLARALMLRPEILLVDNPLAGLDLRHLQWWLDFLDKLLQGHPLFGGKAMTLVATTADLRPWKTRAHQFAIIEGKQFRVLGAWQQVEEASGELVQELLMTEREGNSGTPG, via the coding sequence ATGGACTCGCCTGCCCCTCAACTCCAGCTCCCGGTTATCCAGATGGAGGACGTCGCCGCCGGGTCAATGCTCGACCCCAGCCTCGTCGCCGCCGAAGGCATCCACTGGTCGGTGCAGGCGGGCGATTACTGGGTCGTAGCCGGCCTCCAGGGCTCCGGCAAGAGCGATTTCCTCATGATGACCGGCGGCGTGCTGCCGCCCCTGAGCGGACGCTATCGCTTGTTCGGAGAAGACATGCCAATCTTCGATCAGGCGCGTCTGAACCAGCGCCTGCGCCTGGGTCTGGTGTTCGACGGCGGCCAATTGTTCAATCACCTGACGGTGAGCGAGAATGTCTCGCTGCCGTTGCGCTACCATCGGAATCTGACCCCAGCCGAGGCCGAACCGGATGTGCGCGCCGTGCTTAAGGCGATGGAGCTGGAGCCTTGGGCCGACAGCACCCCGGGCGCCATCGGACCGAACTGGCAGAAGCGGGTCGGCCTGGCCCGGGCCCTGATGCTGCGCCCGGAGATATTGCTGGTGGATAATCCCCTCGCCGGGCTGGACCTGCGGCACTTGCAGTGGTGGCTGGATTTTCTAGACAAATTGTTACAAGGCCATCCCTTGTTCGGCGGAAAGGCCATGACCCTGGTTGCCACGACTGCAGACTTGCGCCCCTGGAAAACCCGGGCGCATCAATTTGCCATCATCGAGGGCAAACAGTTCCGTGTGCTGGGCGCGTGGCAACAGGTCGAAGAGGCCAGTGGCGAGCTGGTGCAGGAATTGTTGATGACAGAACGGGAGGGGAATTCAGGAACGCCAGGCTGA
- a CDS encoding ABC transporter permease, which yields MEKGNASAFDSRHVRALWRLPLPPTFTHYLGRSLLRLLLTVQGLGAFTLITLGVILAKFRSARHVVWPLIHRETARAGLRLLPMFLFVAAGLGLLVIGQSVSWLTRVGAINYLGTIMVLVVVRELGPLITALLVLARIGTANVVELGTARATGEVEALEALGIDPVHYLVVPRVIGMALGVFALTVYLIIGALFSGYLWAFLQNVPLLPADYFRQLAVSLSGLDFALLALKTLVFGFVIAIVTCYHGLAQPLHLEEVSHATVRAVAQSVIACVLIDALFIIIYLAT from the coding sequence GTGGAAAAAGGGAATGCCAGCGCGTTTGATTCACGCCATGTGCGCGCCCTGTGGCGTTTGCCTTTGCCACCGACCTTCACGCATTACCTGGGCCGCAGCCTCCTTCGCCTGCTGCTAACCGTCCAGGGTTTGGGCGCTTTCACGCTCATCACATTAGGCGTCATCCTCGCCAAGTTCCGCTCAGCGCGGCATGTGGTTTGGCCGCTCATCCATCGCGAGACGGCGCGGGCGGGCCTGCGCTTGCTGCCGATGTTCTTGTTTGTGGCTGCCGGCCTTGGGCTGCTGGTGATAGGTCAAAGCGTCTCCTGGCTGACGCGCGTTGGAGCCATCAATTACCTGGGCACAATCATGGTGCTGGTGGTCGTGCGTGAACTCGGACCGCTCATCACGGCGCTGTTGGTGCTGGCGCGCATCGGCACGGCTAACGTGGTCGAGTTGGGCACCGCTCGGGCCACCGGCGAGGTCGAGGCATTGGAAGCGCTGGGCATTGACCCGGTCCATTACCTGGTTGTCCCGCGCGTGATCGGGATGGCCTTGGGTGTGTTCGCCCTGACGGTTTATTTGATCATCGGGGCGTTGTTCAGCGGCTATCTTTGGGCATTTCTCCAAAATGTGCCGCTGCTGCCGGCTGATTATTTCCGGCAACTGGCCGTGTCGCTGAGCGGTTTGGATTTTGCCTTGCTGGCGCTTAAGACGCTCGTATTCGGATTCGTTATTGCCATCGTCACCTGTTATCATGGCTTGGCCCAACCGCTCCACCTCGAAGAGGTGTCACATGCGACGGTTCGCGCGGTCGCCCAGAGCGTCATAGCCTGCGTGCTCATTGACGCGCTGTTCATCATCATTTATCTCGCGACTTGA
- a CDS encoding ComF family protein, with protein MSGLLESAKDWLNVGLGFVYPEVCQICQEQRAGPAECFLCQDCRAAVQWVERPFCERCGLPYQGAITTTFECANCQEREWHFNWARSAVLARGNVLEVIHRYKYRRALWFEPFLAELLVKASGPGLLEGKWDAIVPVPLHPIKEREREFNQAARLGKRLSAAAQIPLNTRILRRVLPTRTQTLLNREDRLANVNRAFALRKGARLNGERLLLVDDVFTTGATTSACARVLCAGGADEVCVWTVARGI; from the coding sequence ATGAGCGGGCTGCTGGAATCAGCAAAAGATTGGTTGAACGTCGGGCTGGGCTTTGTCTATCCCGAGGTGTGCCAGATTTGTCAAGAGCAGCGGGCAGGGCCGGCGGAGTGTTTCCTATGCCAGGACTGCCGGGCTGCTGTGCAATGGGTCGAACGGCCTTTTTGCGAGCGCTGCGGGTTGCCTTATCAGGGCGCAATCACCACAACCTTCGAGTGCGCCAATTGCCAGGAGCGTGAGTGGCATTTTAACTGGGCGCGTTCAGCAGTGCTGGCGCGAGGAAATGTGCTCGAGGTGATTCATCGCTATAAGTACCGGCGCGCGCTTTGGTTCGAGCCATTCCTGGCTGAGTTGCTCGTCAAGGCGTCAGGGCCGGGATTGCTCGAGGGCAAATGGGATGCCATTGTTCCGGTGCCATTGCATCCCATCAAGGAACGGGAACGGGAATTCAACCAGGCTGCTCGCCTCGGCAAACGGCTGAGCGCGGCCGCACAAATTCCCCTGAACACCAGAATCCTGCGACGCGTGCTCCCAACCCGCACCCAAACCCTCCTGAACCGCGAGGACCGCCTGGCCAACGTGAATCGCGCCTTCGCCCTGCGCAAGGGAGCCCGCCTGAATGGCGAGCGGTTGTTATTGGTGGATGACGTCTTTACTACCGGCGCAACCACTAGCGCCTGCGCACGGGTTTTGTGCGCCGGCGGCGCCGATGAAGTTTGTGTCTGGACAGTTGCGCGCGGAATTTGA